The following coding sequences lie in one Kryptolebias marmoratus isolate JLee-2015 linkage group LG5, ASM164957v2, whole genome shotgun sequence genomic window:
- the polr2k gene encoding DNA-directed RNA polymerases I, II, and III subunit RPABC4, with product MDTQKDLQPPKQQPMIYICGECHTENEIKARDPIRCRECGYRIMYKKRTKRLVVFDAR from the exons ATGGATACACAGAAAGATCTACAGCCGCCCAAGCAGCAACCTATGATCTACATTTGTGGAG AATGtcacacagaaaatgaaattaagGCCCGTGACCCGATCAGATGCAGAGAGTGTGGCTACAGAATCATGTACAAGAAGAGAACAAAGAGAT TGGTTGTTTTTGATGcacgatga